A genomic segment from Vicugna pacos chromosome 17, VicPac4, whole genome shotgun sequence encodes:
- the PRSS42P gene encoding serine protease 44, with product MSPRRAGKREESSNHDSAVPPSPGPDPQMTPPAQRTQLPPRAPRSRQPEGRRRAAARGRRRARRRPAVPMASPGVPGGGGGSLGLLVWLLLLQPRLREAQAGGEGAQGRSAPPSPSPAPPEGGREVPRARPWKLPPRGVLGPSGALESRIAAVVPDLVGLTLGDSDSYKALIPPNTPAPEDSKEKQLFPSVCGRRMARIVGGMPAREKKWPWQVSLQVNNQHICGGSLIASRWVLTAAHCIYGHVEYTVKMGDIRLMHTRKAIEVPVQDIVIHKNYNPVGITEHDIALALLAFPVNYSSNIQPVCLPEKAFMVQDGTECWVTGWGKLDEREDPNSPTPPLQEAEQTIVRYEKCNKMLKEKLGSYRDMVKKGTICGSSSKGKDSCQGDSGGPLVCEIDDAWIQVGIVSWGIGCGRRGYPGVYTEVSFYKDWVVARVSQASRLDSAGVFIPPLCLVLPLGILVTP from the exons ATGAGTCCACGCAGAGCCGGGAAGAGAGAAGAGTCGTCGAATCACGACTCCGCCGTCCCGCCCAGCCCGGGCCCTGACCCTCAGATGACCCCACCGGCGCAGCGGACCCAGCTTCCACCCCGAGCCCCGCGTTCCCGCCAACCCGAGGGCAGGCGCCGCGCCGCCGCGAGGGGGCGCCGCAGAGCGCGGAGGCGGCCGGCGGTGCCCATGGCGTCCCCGGGCGttcccggcggcggcggcggctccttgGGCCTCCTGGTCTGGCTCTTGCTCCTTCAGCCCCGGCTCAGGGAGGCCCaggcgggcggggagggggcgcaggGCAGGTCGGCGCCGCCTTCACCCTCTCCAGCCCCGCCGGAGGGCGGCCGCGAGGTCCCCCGGGCGCGCCCGTGGAAGCTGCCACCTCGAGGGGTTCTGGGACCGTCGGGGGCCCTGGAATCCCGTATTGCTGCGGTAGTCCCCGATTTAGTGGGGCTTACGCTGGGTGACTCTGATTCCTACAAGGCTCTGATCCCTCCAAATACACCAGCACCAGAAGACAGCAAAGAGAAACAGCTCTTTCCTTCAG TATGCGGCCGTCGGATGGCCAGGATAGTTGGTGGAATGCCAGCCCGAGAGAAGAAGTGGCCTTGGCAGGTGAGCCTGCAGGTCAATAATCAACACATATGTGGAGGCTCCCTCATTGCCAGTCGGTGGGTGCTGACTGCGGCCCACTGCATATACGG CCATGTGGAATACACAGTGAAGATGGGAGACATACGTTTGATGCACACCAGAAAGGCAATCGAGGTCCCAGTCCAAGACATCGTTATCCACAAAAATTATAATCCTGTTGGAATAACTGAACATGACATTGCCCTTGCTCTGCTTGCCTTCCCTGTGAATTATTCCTCGAACATCCAGCCTGTGTGCCTCCCTGAAAAGGCTTTCATGGTCCAAGATGGTACAGAGTGCTGGGTAACTGGATGGGGAAAACTGGATGAAAGAG AAGACCCAAATTCACCGACACCCCCGCTCCAGGAGGCTGAGCAAACCATTGTTCGCTATGAGAAATGCAACAAAATGCTCAAAGAAAAGTTGGGAAGTTACAGGGACATGGTCAAGAAGGGGACCATCTGTGGTTCCAGCTCCAAAGGAAAGGATTCCTGCCAG GGAGATTCTGGGGGTCCCCTGGTCTGTGAAATTGATGACGCATGGATCCAGGTGGGGATTGTAAGCTGGGGCATTGGCTGTGGTCGCAGAGGGTATCCAGGAGTTTATACAGAAGTGAGTTTCTACAAGGATTGGGTCGTTGCTAGAGTGAGTCAGGCTTCTCGTCTGGACTCAGCAGGTGTCTTTATCCCACCTCTGTGTCTGGTGCTGCCCCTGGGCATCCTGGTGACCCCATGA